In Primulina huaijiensis isolate GDHJ02 chromosome 6, ASM1229523v2, whole genome shotgun sequence, a single window of DNA contains:
- the LOC140978033 gene encoding protein NONRESPONDING TO OXYLIPINS 2, mitochondrial, translating into MASKCCRIFNRASISNLKSAILKPNLKASTTSFSRTPSVSSPLRPFFVSRTPGELGSVASMLPLHSAVAVARMTSCLSPSSRSCRALSQELGLSVPR; encoded by the exons ATGGCTTCAAAATGCTGCCGTATTTTCAACAGAGCTTCCATTTCCAACCTGAAATCCGCCATTTTGAAGCCAAATCTAAAAGCAAGCACGACGTCGTTTTCAAGAACACCCTCTGTATCCTCACCCCTTCGCCCTTTCTTTGTTTCCag GACGCCGGGGGAGTTGGGTAGCGTGGCATCCATGCTTCCTCTGCATAGCGCAGTGGCAGTGGCAAGGATGACGTCATGCCTGAGCCCATCTTCTCGGAGTTGTAGGGCTCTTTCCCAGG
- the LOC140978031 gene encoding metalloendoproteinase 4-MMP-like, which yields MFPVSSYYNNHRTWPCFVFLFLFCLPLFPAMFLPDSMPELKAEGLSNSSWHGFMRFLDAGKGGCIDGMAELKRYFGRFGYMPFSSRDHNFTDFFDEEFESALVSYQKNLGLSETGKLDYDTMRVIVSPRCGVSDVVPAAGGRFRTTRHFAYFEGEPRWARPTPMTLTYAFSPAHMIDYVNSTDVKLAFRSAFSRWSAVIPVNFTEARSYPSANIKIGWYSGDHGDGEEFDGVLGVLAHAFSPENGRFHLDSAERWAVDFSAEKSKVAVDLESVATHEIGHLLGLGHSSVKEAIMYPSLSPRKKKVELREDDVEGIQALYGSNPNYRYDSRLESDISSSWGMGGSDIRTRMLKISGILVGIASLLSLGS from the coding sequence ATGTTTCCGGTTTCCAGTTATTACAATAATCATCGTACCTGGCCCTGCTTTGTCTTCTTGTTCCTTTTCTGTCTCCCGCTTTTTCCCGCCATGTTTTTGCCCGATTCTATGCCCGAACTGAAAGCCGAGGGGTTGTCAAACAGCTCGTGGCATGGTTTCATGCGGTTCCTTGACGCCGGAAAGGGTGGCTGCATCGACGGCATGGCGGAGCTTAAGCGTTACTTTGGCCGCTTTGGGTACATGCCCTTTTCGTCCCGAGatcataattttactgattttttCGATGAGGAATTTGAATCGGCTTTGGTTTCGTATCAGAAAAATCTGGGTTTGTCGGAGACGGGGAAGTTGGATTATGATACGATGAGAGTGATTGTCTCGCCGAGGTGTGGCGTCAGCGATGTTGTTCCCGCCGCCGGTGGAAGGTTCAGAACTACGAGGCACTTTGCTTACTTTGAAGGCGAGCCAAGGTGGGCTCGACCAACTCCGATGACGTTAACTTACGCTTTCTCTCCTGCGCATATGATCGACTATGTGAATTCGACGGACGTGAAGTTGGCTTTCAGGAGCGCTTTTTCGAGGTGGTCCGCGGTGATTCCGGTGAATTTTACAGAGGCGAGGAGCTACCCGTCGGCTAACATAAAGATCGGGTGGTACAGCGGTGATCACGGCGACGGGGAGGAGTTTGATGGCGTCTTGGGGGTTTTGGCGCATGCTTTCTCTCCGGAGAACGGCCGGTTCCACCTCGACTCCGCGGAGAGGTGGGCGGTGGACTTCTCGGCCGAGAAATCGAAGGTGGCGGTGGACTTGGAATCGGTGGCGACGCATGAGATCGGACATCTGCTGGGGTTGGGTCACTCCTCCGTGAAGGAAGCGATTATGTACCCGAGTTTGAGTCCGAGAAAAAAGAAAGTGGAGCTCCGAGAGGATGACGTGGAGGGTATACAGGCCCTATACGGGTCAAACCCGAATTATAGGTATGATTCGAGGTTGGAATCTGATATTTCCTCAAGTTGGGGAATGGGTGGTTCGGATATTAGAACAAGAATGTTAAAGATAAGTGGTATTCTTGTTGGGATTGCAAGTTTACTTTCTTTGGGATcgtga